One Myxosarcina sp. GI1 genomic window carries:
- a CDS encoding molybdopterin-dependent oxidoreductase encodes MVGTVSKQTKIVRGACPHDCPDTCSMLVTVKDDRAIRVEGNPDHPFTRGTLCGKVSDYLDRVYSEKRVLYPMRRVGAKGSGEFERIGWDEALDEITSRFQQIITEYGTEAIMPCSYLGHEGLLNGLTVGDAFFNRLGATVTERTMCISCTSTAYLMTYGPTHGTDPDTFRHSKYIVLWGCNALSTNVHLWPFIQEARKNGAKLVSIDPVRTRTAKQSDLHLPIRPGTDGALALGMIHVIINENLTDDDYIEQYTVGFAELKQRVQDYPPEKVASITGLAVSDLVTLAREFATTQPSVVRIGVALEKQAGGGQGIRAISCLPALVGSWRHLGGGMLQAPMWPFPIRWDVVHRPHFIKPGTRVLNQWQLGRILNAEIPLDPPVKALFVYNCNPVTQAAEQNKIVAGLARDDLFTVVSEQFFTDTADYADIVLPATTQVENLDLMFSWGHTYVTLNDAAIQPLGEAIPNTELFRRLAEHMGFEEECFKLSDEQLVMEVLDWSSPVMEGIDLELLKSQGFAKLKIEPVPHAEGNFPTPSGKCEFLSSMEVDSNFVLPAFRQGFEEYQPGEPVDPLPTYTPQRESSQSNPDLASRYPLSLMSAKPHQFINSCFANLPKHAKLQGEPQVIIHPNDAGKRNIAEGQMVKVYNDRGAFQVPATLNDMTREGVVVAPLGYWRKISHANNTVNAATSAMFTDMGHTAAVGDSLVEVEAVD; translated from the coding sequence ATGGTCGGTACAGTCAGCAAGCAGACAAAAATTGTTCGTGGAGCTTGTCCTCACGATTGTCCCGATACTTGTTCGATGCTAGTAACAGTTAAAGACGATCGAGCCATTAGGGTAGAAGGCAACCCAGACCATCCATTTACACGGGGAACATTGTGCGGCAAAGTAAGTGACTATCTCGACCGCGTTTATAGCGAAAAGCGAGTGCTGTATCCCATGCGACGAGTAGGGGCAAAGGGAAGTGGTGAGTTTGAACGGATCGGTTGGGATGAAGCTTTAGATGAAATAACCAGTCGTTTCCAACAAATAATTACTGAATATGGGACAGAAGCAATTATGCCCTGTAGTTACTTAGGTCATGAAGGTTTACTCAATGGGTTGACCGTTGGGGATGCCTTTTTCAACCGTTTGGGAGCAACCGTCACCGAGCGTACTATGTGCATTTCCTGTACCAGCACTGCATACCTAATGACCTATGGTCCCACTCACGGAACCGATCCAGATACCTTCCGTCACTCCAAATATATCGTTCTTTGGGGCTGTAATGCTCTTAGCACCAACGTTCACCTCTGGCCCTTTATCCAAGAGGCGCGTAAGAATGGAGCCAAGTTAGTCTCAATCGATCCAGTAAGAACTCGAACAGCCAAGCAATCGGATTTGCATCTTCCTATACGACCTGGTACAGATGGAGCTTTGGCACTGGGAATGATACACGTTATTATTAACGAAAATTTGACCGATGACGATTACATCGAACAGTATACTGTTGGTTTTGCCGAACTCAAGCAGCGCGTCCAAGACTATCCTCCAGAAAAGGTTGCTAGTATTACAGGGCTTGCCGTTAGCGATCTTGTTACGCTTGCTAGAGAATTTGCTACAACACAACCATCTGTAGTAAGGATTGGTGTTGCTCTAGAGAAACAGGCTGGAGGAGGGCAAGGAATTCGCGCTATTAGTTGTCTGCCAGCCTTAGTTGGTTCCTGGCGACATTTAGGAGGTGGAATGTTGCAAGCACCTATGTGGCCCTTTCCCATACGCTGGGATGTGGTTCATCGCCCTCATTTTATTAAACCTGGAACGCGAGTACTCAATCAGTGGCAATTGGGTCGTATTTTGAACGCAGAAATTCCTCTCGATCCACCAGTCAAAGCATTGTTCGTTTACAACTGTAATCCCGTAACTCAAGCCGCAGAACAAAATAAAATTGTTGCAGGTCTTGCCCGCGACGATTTGTTTACCGTAGTCAGCGAGCAGTTCTTTACGGATACAGCAGATTATGCCGATATAGTCTTACCAGCTACCACTCAAGTAGAAAATTTGGATTTAATGTTTTCTTGGGGTCATACTTATGTGACTTTAAATGATGCCGCTATTCAACCATTGGGAGAAGCCATACCCAACACAGAGCTATTTCGACGTTTGGCAGAACACATGGGTTTTGAAGAAGAATGTTTCAAACTTAGTGACGAACAGCTAGTGATGGAAGTACTGGACTGGTCATCTCCCGTTATGGAAGGCATCGATTTAGAGTTGTTAAAATCCCAAGGCTTTGCCAAATTAAAAATCGAGCCAGTTCCTCATGCTGAAGGGAATTTTCCCACTCCTTCGGGTAAATGCGAATTCTTATCTAGCATGGAAGTAGATAGCAACTTTGTTCTGCCTGCTTTTCGCCAGGGGTTTGAAGAATACCAACCAGGCGAACCTGTCGATCCTCTGCCAACTTACACGCCGCAGCGAGAATCTTCACAAAGCAATCCCGATTTAGCTAGTCGCTATCCCCTTAGCTTGATGTCTGCCAAACCCCATCAGTTTATAAATTCTTGCTTTGCTAACCTGCCCAAACACGCTAAGCTTCAGGGCGAACCACAAGTAATAATTCATCCCAACGATGCTGGCAAACGCAATATTGCTGAAGGACAAATGGTCAAAGTTTACAATGACAGAGGAGCTTTTCAAGTACCTGCAACCCTTAATGATATGACACGGGAAGGAGTAGTAGTGGCACCACTAGGATACTGGCGCAAGATTAGCCATGCAAACAATACGGTCAATGCAGCAACTTCTGCAATGTTTACGGACATGGGGCATACCGCAGCAGTTGGTGATTCTCTAGTGGAAGTAGAAGCTGTAGATTGA
- a CDS encoding Mrp/NBP35 family ATP-binding protein: MTNNHEQQTIQLLKQIIEPNLNNDLVSLGMVRNLKVVEDYIYLKLYVGSHQFDLKDKVQAALSPLDWCKKAYIEVCSIPGVRITLAISSGKGGVGKSTTSVNLAMALSQSGAKVGLLDADVYGPNIPQMLGLKHSGVRAIDTPHGQKFIPLEAHGIKVISVGSLVEPERPLAWRGPVLHKLITQFLNDVEWGELDYLLIDLPPGTGDAQITIVQESPICGVVMVTTPQKVALSDVRRGVYMFRQVGVPVLGIVENMSYLEDATGKRTPIFGSGGGEQIAEELSAPLLGQIPLDPCICSGGDAGKPIALSQPDSIAARTFSHIAVALSQTFKIAVEA; encoded by the coding sequence ATGACTAACAACCACGAACAACAAACCATTCAACTACTCAAGCAAATTATCGAACCCAATCTCAATAACGATCTGGTGAGTTTGGGCATGGTACGCAATCTAAAAGTGGTAGAAGATTATATTTACCTCAAACTATATGTAGGTTCTCATCAATTCGATCTCAAAGATAAAGTACAGGCTGCCTTATCTCCGCTAGATTGGTGTAAAAAAGCCTATATCGAGGTTTGTTCTATTCCTGGGGTGAGAATTACCCTAGCAATTTCTAGTGGCAAAGGAGGGGTAGGCAAATCTACCACCTCAGTTAATTTAGCAATGGCACTAAGCCAGTCTGGGGCTAAAGTTGGCTTACTCGATGCCGATGTCTACGGTCCCAATATCCCGCAAATGCTGGGTTTAAAACACTCAGGGGTTCGGGCGATTGATACTCCACACGGACAAAAATTTATTCCCTTAGAAGCTCATGGAATTAAAGTAATTTCTGTAGGCTCGCTCGTCGAACCAGAACGCCCTTTAGCTTGGCGAGGTCCCGTACTGCACAAACTTATTACTCAGTTTCTTAACGATGTCGAATGGGGCGAATTAGACTATCTGCTTATCGATCTACCTCCAGGTACGGGAGATGCTCAAATTACCATCGTGCAAGAAAGTCCCATCTGCGGTGTAGTGATGGTAACGACTCCCCAAAAAGTAGCTCTATCTGACGTGCGTAGGGGAGTTTATATGTTTCGTCAGGTAGGCGTTCCCGTGTTGGGTATCGTTGAGAATATGAGTTATCTAGAAGATGCGACGGGGAAACGCACGCCGATTTTTGGTAGCGGTGGCGGCGAACAAATTGCTGAGGAATTATCAGCACCATTACTCGGACAAATTCCTCTCGATCCTTGTATCTGTAGTGGTGGAGATGCAGGAAAACCAATTGCACTAAGTCAGCCAGATTCTATTGCTGCTAGAACTTTCAGTCATATTGCCGTTGCTTTGAGTCAAACTTTTAAAATAGCTGTTGAAGCTTAG
- a CDS encoding HEAT repeat domain-containing protein, which produces MYDDINEELKPWVEMLQSSEVEDRLVAVKTLQHIGDEEAIMPLIQALEDENTSVQKLAIISIWELNNPIAIKPLMICLRSPDEEVRKETLSALKELIAPADLMMLLDAVQEDNFYTQLNVLILLRKIHDAHALPYVVPFFESSREELREAAITTLRYLNQVETCPPALALMNDRAPKVRREATLTLGHLKDESVVELLCQALTQDPDWQVRGRAAQSLALHQDTSSISSLGKALTDEHWQVRKFAARTLQIVADESVIPALIKCLTDEYSDIRRDAAIALGNIGNTDVLNALQQTLDDPDADVRIFSQRAIDKICQQPTAIN; this is translated from the coding sequence ATGTACGATGATATAAATGAAGAATTGAAACCATGGGTGGAAATGCTTCAGTCTTCAGAAGTAGAAGACCGCTTAGTAGCAGTCAAAACCTTGCAACACATTGGAGATGAAGAGGCAATTATGCCTTTAATTCAGGCTTTAGAAGATGAAAATACGTCTGTCCAGAAGCTTGCTATCATAAGCATTTGGGAACTTAACAATCCCATCGCCATCAAACCATTGATGATCTGTTTGCGATCGCCTGATGAAGAAGTTAGAAAGGAAACATTATCGGCATTAAAAGAATTGATTGCCCCAGCAGATCTGATGATGCTTCTAGATGCGGTTCAAGAAGACAACTTTTATACACAGCTTAATGTACTAATTTTGCTGCGAAAGATACACGACGCGCACGCACTACCTTATGTAGTACCGTTTTTTGAATCGTCGAGAGAGGAACTACGGGAAGCAGCTATAACTACCCTACGCTACCTCAATCAGGTAGAAACCTGTCCACCCGCTCTAGCTTTGATGAACGATAGAGCCCCAAAGGTGCGTCGGGAAGCCACTTTGACTTTAGGACATCTAAAAGATGAGTCAGTAGTTGAATTACTTTGTCAAGCTTTAACTCAAGATCCCGACTGGCAAGTACGCGGTAGGGCTGCTCAATCTCTAGCTCTACACCAAGATACTAGTTCGATCTCATCTTTAGGCAAAGCCCTGACAGACGAACACTGGCAAGTACGTAAGTTTGCGGCTCGAACCCTGCAAATAGTTGCCGACGAAAGCGTTATCCCCGCTTTAATCAAATGTCTTACCGACGAATACTCTGATATTCGTCGCGATGCGGCGATCGCGCTGGGCAATATCGGTAACACCGATGTTTTAAATGCTCTCCAGCAAACTTTAGACGACCCCGATGCTGACGTGCGGATCTTTTCACAACGGGCGATCGACAAAATTTGCCAACAACCAACCGCCATTAATTAA
- a CDS encoding ferredoxin family protein: MALTTQRADVPVIVDESKCLEKCRACIEVCPLDVLAKNPETGKAYMKYDECWFCLPCEKECPTNAITVQIPFLLR, from the coding sequence ATGGCTTTAACTACTCAGCGCGCTGATGTTCCCGTAATCGTAGATGAATCTAAATGTTTGGAAAAATGCCGTGCCTGTATTGAGGTTTGTCCTTTAGATGTTTTGGCAAAAAATCCAGAAACGGGCAAAGCTTATATGAAATATGACGAGTGCTGGTTTTGTTTGCCTTGTGAAAAAGAATGTCCGACCAATGCAATTACGGTACAAATTCCTTTTTTATTAAGGTAA
- a CDS encoding fumarate reductase/succinate dehydrogenase flavoprotein subunit gives MTNTQHLKTDVLIIGGGTAGTMAAIKAKQANPEAEVLILEKANIRRSGAIAMGMDGVNTAVIPGNSTAEQYVREITIANDGILNQKAVYQTGNLGYEVIKELDSWGVKFQKDTYGNYDLKQVHRVGKYVLPMPEGKDLKKILTRQVKRHKAKVTNRVMATRVMVKEGRAIGAVGFDVRNGDFVVIQAKAVVLSTGACGRLGLPESGYLYGTYENPTNAGDGYSMAYHAGAELTNIECFQINPLIKDYNGPACAYVASPFGAYTANAEGHRFVNCDYWSGQMMLEVWKELHSGKGPIQLKMTHLDEDTISEIETILWANERPSRERFHQNRGENYRTHGVEMHISEIGLCSGHSASGVWVNEKAETTVTGLYAAGDMASVPHNYMIGAFVFGRLAGTNAMEYAADVEHLEPNADWLAAEKERIYKPLQNPDGVPHTQVEYKLRRIVNDYLQPPKNPHKMEIGLNKFVNYYDSLDIMGARDPHELMRCMEVHFIRDCAEMAARASLYRRESRWGLYHYRIDYPEKNNDEWFCHVNLKKEADSMTLFKRPVEPYIVDVNLEKEVYDVKVTTA, from the coding sequence ATGACGAACACCCAGCATCTCAAGACAGACGTTCTGATAATCGGCGGAGGTACGGCAGGGACAATGGCAGCGATTAAAGCCAAACAAGCCAACCCCGAAGCCGAAGTACTAATTTTAGAAAAAGCCAATATTCGACGTAGTGGTGCGATCGCCATGGGCATGGACGGAGTTAATACTGCCGTGATTCCAGGTAATTCTACTGCCGAACAATACGTCCGCGAAATTACCATTGCCAACGATGGCATCCTCAATCAAAAAGCCGTCTATCAAACGGGAAACTTAGGCTACGAAGTCATTAAGGAATTAGATAGTTGGGGTGTTAAATTTCAAAAAGACACCTATGGTAACTACGATCTCAAACAGGTTCATCGAGTTGGTAAATACGTGTTGCCGATGCCAGAAGGCAAAGACCTCAAAAAGATTCTCACCCGTCAGGTCAAACGGCACAAAGCCAAAGTGACCAATCGAGTAATGGCAACTCGCGTTATGGTCAAAGAAGGCAGAGCCATTGGCGCAGTGGGTTTTGATGTTCGCAATGGCGATTTTGTAGTTATTCAAGCAAAAGCAGTGGTTCTCAGTACGGGAGCTTGCGGCAGATTGGGACTACCAGAATCGGGCTATCTGTACGGCACTTATGAAAACCCCACTAATGCAGGCGACGGCTATTCAATGGCGTATCATGCAGGCGCAGAATTAACCAACATTGAATGCTTTCAAATCAATCCCTTGATCAAAGATTACAATGGTCCTGCTTGTGCCTACGTTGCCAGTCCTTTTGGAGCATACACGGCTAATGCCGAAGGGCACCGCTTCGTCAATTGCGACTATTGGAGCGGTCAAATGATGCTGGAAGTTTGGAAAGAGTTACACTCTGGTAAAGGTCCAATCCAACTGAAAATGACCCATCTAGATGAAGATACTATCTCCGAAATTGAAACAATCTTGTGGGCAAATGAGCGTCCTAGTCGAGAAAGATTTCATCAAAACCGAGGGGAAAACTACCGCACTCACGGGGTAGAAATGCACATTTCTGAAATCGGCTTGTGTAGCGGACATAGTGCTTCGGGAGTCTGGGTCAATGAAAAAGCCGAAACTACAGTAACAGGATTGTATGCTGCGGGAGATATGGCTTCCGTTCCTCATAACTACATGATTGGAGCTTTTGTTTTCGGTCGTCTTGCTGGCACTAATGCAATGGAATATGCGGCAGATGTAGAACATTTAGAACCCAATGCCGATTGGTTGGCAGCAGAAAAAGAGCGCATTTATAAACCCCTGCAAAATCCCGATGGTGTTCCCCACACCCAGGTTGAATACAAACTCCGCCGCATCGTTAATGACTATTTACAACCACCAAAAAATCCCCACAAAATGGAGATTGGCTTAAATAAATTTGTCAACTACTACGACAGTTTAGACATCATGGGAGCTAGAGATCCCCACGAACTCATGCGCTGTATGGAAGTTCACTTTATTCGCGACTGTGCGGAAATGGCAGCTAGAGCTTCTTTGTATCGTAGAGAAAGCCGTTGGGGACTCTATCATTACCGCATCGATTATCCAGAGAAAAATAATGATGAGTGGTTTTGTCACGTCAATCTCAAAAAAGAAGCTGACAGCATGACTCTCTTTAAGCGTCCCGTCGAACCATATATTGTCGATGTCAATTTAGAGAAAGAAGTCTACGACGTAAAGGTAACTACAGCTTAG